The Halichoerus grypus chromosome 3, mHalGry1.hap1.1, whole genome shotgun sequence genome segment tgaggaaagaaaggaggtgcAATGGGAACTGGGCCTAAGAATGGATTCGATCCAAAGGACGGTTGCGGGAACATATTCTTGCCACTCAGTGACTCCTCATATTCAGCATGAAGAAGCTGCCCAGAGTTTTCAGATTCAAGATCAGCCTGGTAAGACAACGGTCCATGACTTTCAGACACCTGAGATGGAGGGATAACCAGAGGTGAAGAAAATGTTGGCGGTCCAATCTCTGCCTGGGGCATCTGACCATTAACACTGGCCTCAGCCTGCATAGGAAAGTGTGCATCGGTACAGGTACAATCACTTTCGTTCTGAGCAGAAGGAGCTTCCTGGAACCAAGGATTTGGAGGATACACGGGGACAGAGACCTTTGGGTACATCCTGCAGGCTGCCAGGTAGGCCTGGTGCAGAGGGTACAGGTAAGAATGCGGGGCCCACATAGGACAACTATAtgcctgaaagagaaaaaaaaaacagttacacTAACAAAAGGGGGGGGTGGTTTAGAGCGAGTGCTTCAAGTTTCTCATGCCTGCCAAGACCATATCATCACTGTGATATGTAACATGAAAAGGAATTACAAAAATAAGTCACTGTTCtaagattccatttttattcctatcctgaaaacaacccaaagtcCTGGTATTGAGGTGATGAGGAGACAATATGATGAACTCACCCACAGATTATCAGGATCACTAACTCCATCCTTTGGATATAACTGCATGGAAACAGTTTTGGGTGATAAAGATCCCAGAAACAACCACCATCAAGTACTTGAGCCTCCAGCTTTAAGTATCTCAATCACTGGCTCTCTAGCTTGACCTGCATTCGTGTTCTGGCTCTACCACTAACTCACTGTGTGACCCCATGTCAACTAGTTAATTGGTCTGGACCTTTCTGTTCTACCAGAAAAACACTGGTATAGAGGTAGAAGATCCCCAAGGTTAGGGCTCTACAGGTTCAGGAGCCTTGAGAACATTCCAACTGCACAGATTAATGTTAGATCTCCAGTCAGAGAAGggaaataactcaaaataaaCCAAATCTTTCCCCCTGCAAAGGGCCAGCTAAACtccaaacataaagaaaaatttaccAGTTAATTGGCAAATTAACCAATTAGCTGAAGCCAACATTAACtagttaaatataaaactagACAATGAATACTGCAGACGATAAAATTAACTAAGTCTCCTTTTATGAAATGACCAGTAGGCTACAGGAAGGCACCTTACTTCATGTTTTAATGGTCTAAAACCCACAGAAATTAACCCAAAACAGGAGATAATACAGCACTGACAAGAACATAGAGTTCTCCAGCCTCTCTATGACAAGCTATTTCTAGGCTGACCACTTCCCAAAGGATACCTCTGCTCTGCTAGTGAACACACCACCTCCACAGGAGAACTTTTACAAGTGCTTTCCTCTGATCCTTTTAAATGAGGCAGATGGAAGAATATTATCCACATAACACCAATGAAAAAAGCTAGGCTAAGATacattaaatgacttgcccagggaTATACAGCTAAAAAGTGATGGAACAGAATTTCAAACCCAGATCTTTCATTAAATTCCTCAATGAGGGCATTTTCACTAGGCTGCCCAGGGGACGAGGACTATTTCCTGAATATACTCACAGGGTTAAACCATCGCCagttaaaaggaaaagcaagcaaATATTGCAGCCTCAACCACCACTAAAAACAAACTACAGTACTGAAAATCCTAGTTCTTAAAATGTGATTTAGTAAACCTTAGGTCATTCACTGACAAGGTAAGAGTTAAgattatttaaatacaatttaaaacagtattaacttaaaaatcacttatttaaaatgataaaatataaataccttTACACCAAGATTAAAGAAGAATCGAAGAATGTTCTTatctaaaaataacataataatcactcattaaaattatacattaaaaaggTTCCCCTGCCCCACCATCCCCAAACCATATATAGCTCTAAAGACAATTCTGCCTACTGAAATTGTTTTCTCTAGCCTGTGATATAAAACATAGATAAAAACCGTAATATAACCAAAACCAAGCTCTGTTACTATAGGGTAATTCCAGGTTGAATATGCTTTGTCTTTCCTAACACCTAAGTCCGAAAATGGCTTAAACTGAGATTTTTAtctgattaaaattaattttgtatgaGGGAAACTCaggtgttcattttatttcttttttaactctgtggggttttaaaaattatgaaataaaaatgttggggGATATGGGTAAAATCAACATAAACCTAACTCATTAATAACAAAAGATTAGTAGGTATTCATTTGACATTAACCAGTTATCCATAGACTCAAACATCAAACCACTAACAAAATTAGCCACAAAAATCCATGACTGTTCAATTTTTCTACAGATACGAAATTTTGCAAactaaaattcctttaaaaaaaaaggcaaatttaaaagaaattcttaaaaaataatacattgtcatattttcttagcattttttcATACATGAAATAACAGGAGTAGTTTCAAAACCCAGTCCAGTGATGAGAAAACTCAGTGATGTTTAAGTTACATAGTTAGTGACCTTATTAAGATTTAATTCAAAATGGTTTTAggctgtttttgaaaaaaatgacacaagGGAGGGACAGTTACTACACATACAAAAACCATATTCCAATCAAACCCAAGATGAAACAAGAAAGTAAATGACTGAGAGCCAaatctcctctctctttctcaaagtcAGTCCTTAGGCTTACTCAGTAATATAACCTCTGACTTCTATTCACATTTCCCCCTGAACCCCTATCAGTACTCGATAAATAAAACTGAGTACACATCAGAGAAGGATCTCACCTTTAGGCAGGTCCTCCCCAGTGTGACACAGTGAATAAGGTGGTGCAATGGCTCGATCTCCTTTTTCATTATAAGGAAACCCAGGGTAGAGTGGGTCTTGGTAAAGGCTCAATGTCTGAGGCAAAGGCATCAAGGGCTGGTTAACTGCCTGTATTGACACAGGGACTGGAGAGGGTGTTAAATGAGCTTGGGACACAGCAGAATCAGGTCCAGTGGTCAGAGTCTGTGTCACTGACAAAACAGGAATTTGAGCAGGGACACCTACAAAATAGGAAGGAAAGGAGTCACAAACTATAAAAAGGTGAAAATGTTTCTCCCTACAAATATAAGGTTACATTaagctgaaaagtaaaaaaaaaaaatgccgtaCAACTGACATAGCTGATAAAATGGTATATAAGGAATCTGAAGTAGTACCTTTTATATCAACCAAGAACCCTCCGAGACACAGAGGAGGCAATGGGCCCAGGAAACAAGCTTTGAGTCAGTGTCTTCTAGTAGTAGCTCTTACAGACATGAGCAAGACACAGAACCAGGCAACAGGTTCAATGGCTGGGCAGGGGGTATACAGAGCTGGTCGGCGGGAAATGCTAACTGTGGTGTCGGTGCTGAACGCAGGGGAGAAAACACCGTGCTCCTGAGATTCTGAGGGCCTATCTCAAATGAGTATCAAATTAAAATGGCCCTCCCACACTGGAAGCAGAGCAAAGCAGAGGACCACAAAAAGCTCTGTGAGGCTCTACACAGCTAACCGTGCTCTGAGTTCAAGCTATTAAGAATCTGaaagctctggggcgcctggctggctcagtctcaGTCGGCAGTAGCACATGCGATTCTGGATCTTGAGGGActgggagttcaagccctgtgctgggtgtaaaggttactttaaaaagtaaaataaaacattaaataatactaataataaattGACCCTGAAGTCGCTGACTTGGAGGGCTTTTGTTGGTCGGTTCAAGGAACTTTTTAATTCTTAGCTAACCTGTTGGTCCAAAAGTGGTAGGCTCACTTGGCCAGGCCGGCACAGTGGTTGGTAAAGAAGGCACCGCAGGGGCAGCACTTAGATGAACCTCTGGAGAAACTAGAAGGGGAGCTGGGTGTGACAAAGACACGTGTTCTGCTGGCTTCTTCGAGAGAGGGGGGTGGAAAAAGACAAGAGTTCATTTTGCTTAACACTAATTTTAACACCAAATGTACACTCAGCTGCCTTTTACTTAACTGTAGTTTCTATATAAATGGTCTTTCTGatcttagaaatgaaagaaaaacacagtagCTAAAAATTCCACACAAACAAATTTGATCCTAACCAGGGACTGCCTACCAAAGTCACAGAAGACACTGGAAGAGATATAAACAAACTCTAAAGCAACCTGAATATTATGCTTTTAAGGAAAGAACGCAAAAATCActgaaatcattttgaaattcCTGCGTTATGTTGAATTGCTCCTCACACAAAGACATACCCTAAACTGTATGCTCTCCAAGTGACATGAAGGATGTTAACTGAAAGGCAAGGAAAGACTAAGAACTTTACTCCTGTATTAGACTGAGAATCACCAAAACGTCTGACAGAACTCAAGTTCCTTCTTCATTACATTTGTAAATTGGTGGTACTgctttctaaatgtatttttctaaccTCTTCAATCATTACATTCCCTCCCTTCTACGAAGTAATTGTTAAAGATTCAGATAACTCCTTAAAAGTAGAAATTTGTAATTTCCCTTCAAAAATCTAATTTTCAAGCCAACCCAACCCACCACAAAGATAACACAAGATACCAAATATAAACTTATTTGAGATCAATTCAGAAGTATGGCTTCTATGTCCAAAAAATGGCgttataaaaattaacatttcacggaggcacctggctggctcagtcactagagcctgcagctcttgatctcagggttctgagtttgagccccacggtgggttTAGGATTActtacaaacaacaacaacaacaaaaatccacaaaaactgaaaacattctAGACTAAATaagcaacaaaaaaaattatagattaaTCAGAACTGCACCCAAATTAAGATGCTAGAGGAAGTCTTcccattttctgttttcagatgaTCATTTAAAGACGTAAGAAACCCAGAGAATGAAGCATTCGATGTCAAAAACAACAATGTACTTACTTGCTCTGCAGGTGGGCACTCTAATTTCTTTGACTTTGATGGTGACGAAACTCTTGCACATTTATCATCACTAATGTTCTTTGGAAACAAGAAACAcgaaattttatatttcaaagaccCACATTCTAGAATAATCATGGCTGCCTATACAGCTTACCCTACCTGCACCTGACTGAACCCTCTCATGACtaagtattttttcaattatatctGATCTTCAACAGGTAACTTGGCCTGCACATCCTGATCATATCAAACTACTAGGCAGTTTTTACTGGGGATATGgtttcaaaaatctttaaaaattgcagTCTACTatagaataatggaaagtaaAAGCTACTTTCCACTGATTCAGAAAGGTCATCATAAAGAAATGGGTTATAATTTGTGAGTGACTTCTCCTCAAGTACGAGCATCTTTTCCCcactttttctctgcttttctacTTCCATAACAGTTATGAAATGATAAAATCATCTCCAgcttttccttctacttcttcctgctattttatcatgtttaaggagggggaaaaaaaagatgtaattattatttaaaacatttacctCCAATGTGCTTGGCTCAGGTTTTTTATCCAAATGAGTATGTCCATGAACAGAGTCTGTAACagatcaagataaaaaaaaaaaaaaaaaaaaggccggtATCAGCCACTAGACAGGTCTGTGGACAGAACAACAAAATATGAAGACAAACCAAAAGTACTACTTCAACTGTGTTTAGTCAATGAAAAATGCAGTTTTTGGAATAACATTTAATATGCTTTGGCCTGAGTCAATGTTCCTCTGCAATGGGGAGATATGTGACTGTTACACTACTTAATGATTTAGAAAGGATTCTTTCCCAACCTATGACTTTAAACCAGACACAGAGCTCTAGCATCTGCTTTCAAATGATGAAATAACATACCTTTATCTTTCCGTTCTTCGGTATCCGTTCTCCGCCTGCTTCCTTTTCTGTCACTTACATGTGATGATTTTCTCTGGACACATGGGTTGCTACTCTGAGAagctgactgactgactgacgagctcttaaaatgaaaacccaacactttgttttaaagatttacccACAAATGTATGAACAAAAGTCTTATAATTCATCTTACTTTTCGTACATCTGATTAGAAGTCTCAAAATTCATAGCCCTATGTCTTTATACTtccaaaactacaaaaaatagGACACTGGGTTCCTGTTTAATTAAATAGTCTAGAGCAACAGGCTTATTAATAAGTCAAAAATATTAGGCAATCAGACCTATAGCCTAAATTAGTAGTGCGACTTCTTCATACCCCTTCTTCAGGAAGCCACCCTGACCAAATCTTTACCTTGCAACGTATTACACTTATATTCTTTGCACCAAGAACAGCATCCTTCATACCAACCTTCAAAAGCTCATTGTAAGCCACAGACCTTTCTGAGGGAAAAAATACCCAAGTGCAAATTAGCAGATACAGTACACTAGGATTCTTCCCACTGAAATGCTGACCATCAGCAAATCCTTAAGGTCTGCATGAGATCCAACCTTCTAACTGGGAAAACAAAGGGACAAAGTCAGGTTTCTAAGCTAAACTATCACTGaaaatcttttccttctctaGCTGTCTGTGAGTAAATGTTGCACACAGCTGAGAACAAGAACTCAGCCTTCTGTGACAAGAGTTTTCTAGAAGACAAACCTGAGTCACTGTCAAGTCCAAGACAGGCCTAAAAATGGCGAGTGTGATGACCCATTTTAACAAtcaaaaaatttcaatttattccCACATTACACTAGTTGTATTTTTTACCACTCACATACACTAGTTGTATTttaccataacaacaacaacagtaacaacaacagaACAAATAGCTAGGATACAAGCGTAAATGATTTGTACTTCTTTATTATCTAAATGTTATGGGAAAATAACATCTATCACATAGAGACAAAtatacttagcataatgcacacATGGATTTGGGCACATCTTCCAATAATTCCTAAGCTCCAACCTCTGTGGCCAGACTGAACTACTATTCCAGATCAGTGGTTTCAACTGAGCATCTCACGCCTCTGAAGGATTCCACAGAGGCCAGAGAATTGAGTGTATGGTGCTTTAATGTTTTATACTGGTATACCTGGTGCCATcctgtaatattccattttgtttgtttaatccaCTGTTAAGAAAAAGTGTCCCACCACCATTCTGAAACACACGGTACTTGGTACACTTACCAGTATTTAAAAGACCATAGGCACAGGGTCCCCAGTGCCCCAAACTGAGTTAGTTACCTCACTTTACATGAGAACTGTCTTCCCTTCTGACTCCCCCACTAGAATTAAGAGACCCAAGGATAGAGAACACTTCTTTCATCAGAGAAGTATCCATCACAGCCCAGCAACTGACACACATAGTGAGGGCAAAGCCACTGGATTACATGGACTACCACCTCCGACAGCAAACACTCTGAATGACAAttctttctgtatctattaatTAGGTCCTGGGGTGTTTAGTAAAGGACACTGAAAAGAGTTTATAGACGTATCTTGTTTACTGAATGTGAACCTCTATTGCATAACTTTAGCtagcaaaataaatgtattttgttgtGGTTCAAGAGAAAATACTAGTGAGCTAACCAAGTTACTTGCCTCCACTCTGCCAACAAGTAATATCTTCACACCTCATCTTCCTCATGAAAAATGTGAAACTGAGGGGCAACTACATGATCTTTAAGGTACCTTTCAGTTTAAAAATTACTAGTCTACCATTAGAAACTGTAGTTTAACATAAACACTATATTAAGGAGAGACTTCTGaacaacttttaaaatctcttttcatACATACGGAAAGGGCTGGGAAAGCCTGTTCATCTCTGTTCTGAATCTCATAGAGTAAACGAGATTCTTCTATAGCTTGCTTCTCTCTGCGCTCTTCTGGGGAGAGGCCAAAATAGTTAGATTCTCGACTCGTGTGATCAAAATCCTCAGCTCTCTCACGATCGggttttctgtcaaataaaacatTCTCGtcatgaaaaaaaagacaaagtgtaCTGAGTAcctaaaataacttttttgcAATACAAATATTTGACTAATTTAGCTACACTGTGACATTATAGAACTTTTGGCAGCCTGACTAATAAATGTTTAGTAAATGGAAGCTCCTGTAGCCTAGGCCACATGAGAGAGTCAAGACTAacaataggagaaaaaaagaaagaaaaaagaaaagaaaaatagaattcacTTCCAAGTGGTACagaaataacagatttttttttcttttcatcaggGCAGAAATTTAAGCACTATATATACTCTTTATGCCATAGTCCAATACTATCATGAAATTCACtttcaaaagaaagggaaagttaTTAGTTTGGATCTCAAAAGCACTCTCATTTTCTGTACCCCATTTCATTTCTATACCTGCAACATTCAAAGCAGACTCCAGGACTATCCTCCTGCTTTTTGATGATACCAATGAGAGAGATAGAAAGCTAGaaagcataaaaattaaaatacaccaGACTAGATAAGAACTGCCCAGATAAGACTGCCATCATCTCAATGTAATTTTGGTCCGAGAAGGATGACAAGAAATTCGTGAATGATTCAGTAGCCTATACCAAAACCCTAATGTGTTTATATGGCTTGTACCTATTATAGGCAATATGAATACTACTTCCACGACGTCTACCAGTTCCACAACAGTGGAAAATGAAAATCCAAAACCTACAGGAAAAATACATGGTCACAATACCAAGACATATAATCTTCCTTTTAAAAGTGAGGACACGGGGGCACCTAAgtgcatttgactcttgatttcagctcaggtcatgatctcagggtcattataTCAAGCCCACGGCTGGCTCAAagcttagcagggaatctgcttggattctctcctccctctgccctgacccccacccaaaagtaaataaataaatctttttaaaaataaataaataaatgaggacaCAATGataccatttgatttttttttttttttttacctccaaaATAAAGAATAGCCATTTCATGTCCTCATATAGTCCCACTTAAAATCACACCCTAACTCCAATAGGGCAGATGTCAACCccagttgggggaaaaaaaggcagaggagCAAATGTGGACCCTCACAATCTTAGACCAGTCTTTCTCAGACCCCAGAGAGGATTCAGTAAGtgccaggcatccctggaaagCTAACACTACCTCACCACCATGTCCCATCACCCAAACTGTACACCCTCACCCAACACATGGCAAGAACCAAATCCTTCCTATCTGCAGTTAGCTGGAGCGGACACATGCAGCAACGACATTACTCCGTTTCAGCATGTGCATGGTGAAAGCATACATGGCAATCCTGCACTGGTTTGTGTTATATTTTATCTCCAAAGAGAGAGACCAATACcagtaagaaatgaaaaagtgagAGGTCATAAGGCCCAACATTACAGTTCTTTTATTCTGTACCTAAAAGACTTCAAAACTGACGtgttaaatataagaaataaagtcAAGATAAAGTAATGGGCTTAAATCAACTGGACTATTAGCTATAAATTCcatactttagattttttttaaaactcttattgTGAATAGTCATCAGCAGTCTCTAAATTTGTTTCGATATGCTAGTAAAATTCACTCTCAACCACAGTGGAGAAGGCACACTTAACTGCAAATCCAAGTAGGTTCCCATGTAATCAGTTACAATGTCAAAAATTCTTTGAAGCTTCATGTCTATATATTACCCACTGCCTTCTGCTATCAAGTGTTTTTATACAGCAAGTATATAGCTAACACATAAAAAAGATCCTAAGAAGACAAAGACATTTCACAACTGTCTGATTATTCTACCAATTCCTAGATTGGATACGACACCACAAAAACACTGGCCATAAATTCAGTTTGTGgtaaacaaaagtataaaatcagCCATTTAGTAGTCtatgtgtattttctttaatatttaaaacactaaAGAGTATCTTTGTGTTCAAGGggaaaaatgtttctcttctaATCTATTAAAAAAGTGACTTTATTTAAGGAAAATCTTAATTCTGCCTATGACCTTCATATATTTACTTCCTATTTTTAGGTTTCCAAAGTTAATACTCAAAATAAGTTAGTCCTCTTAAGTACTTCGCCTGCTTTGAATAAGATGCCACCAGATGTTAGGGGAGTCTAATGTCCGAACAACAGACTTTACCCACAACCAGTTGATTAATGGCTCCAATTCTGTCTGTTAGGAGCAATAACCCACCACAATCCCTGAACGACCCTGCACACTGTTGCTGGGCGTGCCAAGAAGGCAAGGCCCTGACCACTCTTTACCCAGGACAATTCTCAGAATTGTGTTTCTATCACCAACCTTCAGGAATGAGGTAACATCTTTCTTCTGACtgatttttaatcatttgttCCCGTTAGAACTTTTGGAAAGTTGGTTTGTGAATACACATGTACTTTTTATGCATATGTAAAATATCCTGGCAGGGATACACAAGAATCTATGAACACTGGATGCCTCTGCAGACGGAAATTAGATTACTGGGAAAACAGGGATAGGAAAAATTATCAGAATAAATAAACTTCTGAATGTTTTGGACTTGGAACAATATAAAGTAGTTTCCTATCCTCAACAGTTTgttaaactaaaaagaaaaatgtaatggaCTCGAGGTCCTGGTGTTTTTATGATTGACGTGTGCAAtccaaaaagatatattcaagtcctaacccctggtacctgtgcatatgactttatttataaatagggtctttacagaagtaatcaagttaagatgaggtcatactagggtagggtgggccctaaacccAATATGACTGCTATCCTTATTagaagagagacagacacacagggagaacaccatgtgatgatggaggcagagaccagggtgatgcatccacaagccaaggaacaccaaggactgTAGGCAACACCAGAAGCAGGAGAGGGGTATGAAACAGACTTGCCCCTAGAGTGTTCAGAAAGAGTATGGCCTTACGGACACAACTTGATTTCAGACTGCCAGCCTCCAGACCCGTGAGAATAAATTTGCTGTTTTGAGCCAGAAGTCTGTGGTACCTTGCTACAATAGccccagaaaactaatacagtatttGGCATATGTCAGCCTAGGAACTGACAACTCTGTCTTGAAGATCTTCATTACATAAGCTGTCTTTAATGACAAAAAGTTAAgaggcgcccaggtggctcagctggttaggcatccaactcctgattttggctcaggtcatgatctcagggttgtgagattaaggcccatgtcgggctccccactcagtggaagtttgcttgagattctctccctctccttctccccctgccccttccccaactcgcaagctctctaaaataaatgaaaatctttaaaaaaaaaaaaaaaaagttaagtacaTTCCCAAGAAAGGGGAATACCCAAAAGCCAGAAATAAAGGAACTGAAGACCAGAGTACGGCAAGCACATAAGCTGATGCTACAGCTGCTCAGGCAATTGGGGAGAAGAAGCTTGGAATGGGGAAGGCAATGGTCACAGTAACCTAGGAGGGCTCCAGCACCCAAGAGACATGGCTAAGTTTGCATGAAAAGGACAGCCTCAACTTAAGACACACCCTCCCTCTCAAAGTTCCTCCAAAGGGCTATAAACTACTCCACAAAAAGGTagattagggaaaaaataaaatccactgcACAGGAAAATTATGATCCTGAAGTTCACCGGTCTCTGGGCATTCAGATTGCTAATATGCAAGATTACATTAACTTATAAACTTGTAGCCCCATTCAATACGAGGCACATGACCACAAACAACCCAAACTTATCAGAACAAAGGAAACTGACCATTTTGGTTAAGTTCCTATATAAAGGGAACATCTCCCACCAAGGAACAGAAATGCAATTTGGAGTTTAGTATTTAACAAATCACAAGCTACCAGAAAACTATTAAGTGCAAGAATAAGACTTGGCTAGGATAAGGTCTCATGGATCATTTgaaaaaaagtattcaaaactaaaaatgcCTTACCCTAAAAACTACTTTGATTCATTTAAAGAGAATTATGCATTTAAttataaagaactaaaatccTCACATGGTATTTTATCAACAATACTTCTAATATTACACTATagacaagtaaataaacaaaaaattataatgatttaAATGCATGTAATGTGGCAGATAAAAGAAATGCTACTCAATTTATATTTCCCTTGCATTCAGGAAGGTTACCTTATGATCTGTGAGGGTGTCCTACTAAGATTTTTGTGCTCACTGGAGGGTTTCTGAGACTGTGACCCTGCAGAATGACTACAGAATGCATGCTGTCTTACTCCCGAAGGATGCTGGAGTCGAGGAGGTAGTGCTGATGGAGCTTTTACTGGCTTGCTTGGATTCTTTGGCCCTCTGTAATCCATGTCTGTGACAAGAAGCCAAAAATACCGCATGATTTTCttattaacaaaaaaacaaaaaaaaaaaacccaagtaccATTACCCCCCCGCCCCGAAGAAAGATTAATTTGATATAATCCTAACCAGAGTGGAAATTTTGTCCAGAAGTGGAAGGTTTTCTCATCTTCTTCCCTGATACGGTGTTCCAGCTTTCAGAGGGAGGTGGTTTGAGGTTCTTCGGGGAGtgtcttcaaaagaaaaacatttataacAACAAAGTATTCCTAGTAAGAATATCTACTTAAGTATTCTGCATGAGTATTTTtaacttataaaagaaattacagttttagttcttatatttaaaaattaaagtacaaaGCATTTATCATTCCAGATGTAATTCTAATCAAGTGAGATGACATAAATCAAAAAGCCTATTTTCTAacctaaaaaaatggaaaactaaaagGCCTTAAACACAACCTTACCAAAAGACTGGATAAAAAAGGAATGACTAATTCTGTTAGATGTGCTGATGGTACTACAGctaaggtggggagggaggaatccATATTATGTCAGAGAAATATATAAGCATCTAAGTGTCTATAAAAAATGAtgtgatgtctgggatttgctttaaaatattcaattccGTTCccgtttttaaaaaagggggttAAGGAGAACAGATTAGAAAAGACTGACAAACACTGCTGCTGAAACAGGGTGATGCTTATAGTGGGGTTCACTATACCACctttacatgtgtgtgtgtttgaaattttccctAGTAAAGTTTAGGTGTGACTTACTACCCTTTTTTCTAACAAAGACAGCAGCAATTGAAACAAAAGGTGCTAAAAAGTAAGACTGTGTAACAGCAAGTCAACCATAGTATTTTACTACTCCATGGGACAAACA includes the following:
- the OTUD4 gene encoding OTU domain-containing protein 4 isoform X4 codes for the protein MACIHYLRENREKFEAFIEGSFEEYLKRLENPQEWVGQVEISALSLMYRKDFIIYREPNVSPSQVTENNFPEKVLLCFSNGNHYDIVYPIKYKENSAMCQSLLYELLYEKVFKTDVSKILMGLDTSEVADENSSEISDSEDDSCKSKATTANDVNGVKALSSDQHPKNSGNSSSLPLSRKVLKSLNPAAYRNVEYEIWLKSKQAQQKRDYSIAAGLQYEVGDKCQQVRLDHGGKFSNADFPGVHSENGPVLVEELGKKHSPKNLKPPPSESWNTVSGKKMRKPSTSGQNFHSDMDYRGPKNPSKPVKAPSALPPRLQHPSGVRQHAFCSHSAGSQSQKPSSEHKNLSRTPSQIIRKPDRERAEDFDHTSRESNYFGLSPEERREKQAIEESRLLYEIQNRDEQAFPALSSSSVSQSASQSSNPCVQRKSSHVSDRKGSRRRTDTEERKDKDSVHGHTHLDKKPEPSTLENISDDKCARVSSPSKSKKLECPPAEQKPAEHVSLSHPAPLLVSPEVHLSAAPAVPSLPTTVPAWPSEPTTFGPTGVPAQIPVLSVTQTLTTGPDSAVSQAHLTPSPVPVSIQAVNQPLMPLPQTLSLYQDPLYPGFPYNEKGDRAIAPPYSLCHTGEDLPKDKNILRFFFNLGVKAYSCPMWAPHSYLYPLHQAYLAACRMYPKVSVPVYPPNPWFQEAPSAQNESDCTCTDAHFPMQAEASVNGQMPQAEIGPPTFSSPLVIPPSQVSESHGPLSYQADLESENSGQLLHAEYEESLSGKNMFPQPSFGSNPFLGPVPIAPPFFPHVWYGYPFQGFIENPVMRQNIVLPSDEKELDLPLENLDLSKECGSVSTVDEFQEARGEGAHSVPEASASKHEGRAEQSSQTPKADLALASIPPVAEEKAHLPTQILNRERETVPVELEPKRTIPSLKEKSEKVKDPKTAADVVSGANSVDSRVQRPKEESSEDENEVSNILRSGRSKQFYNQTYGGRKYKSDWGSSGRGGYQHARGEESWKGQPSRSRDEGYQYHRNVRGRPYRGDRRRSGMGDGHRGQNA